The Vibrio aphrogenes genomic interval GTTTAAGTTGCGCCTCAAAAAGTGCCGCGACGACTTCCCGGTATTTAGGCTCTAACACTTCCATGGGAATAGTTAACCCTGCTCTCTTGCTGGTTTCGGTCAAAATATCGAACATTTTGCCACCTTGAAAATTATTCATACAGTCTTCAAAGCAAATGTCCGCGCCATAACTGGCAAACACGTCAACCAATGCTTGGCAACACAAGCGTTCACTATCAACCAAGGTACCATCACAATCAAAGATGACACACTTTATTTTCCCTATATCCATCTTTGCACCCTTTACTGAAATAGATAGTTTCAGTTTCGGTGTTAACTTTTCTTAAAAAAAGCCTGAGATAAGATTTATGCTAGGTATGACCAATTTAAAATTAAGAAACTTCAAAGCGGATCACTTTTTAAGCCTAATTCACTGTGAAAAAAGAAGGTTATACTGGATGAATAATGTGATTAACAGTGAGTTTTTCCGCGGCTAATTTATGGAGAACATCAGCGGCAAAAGCCAGTTCTTTATCTTGTTCTTTAAATGCTCGGCTAACGACAATATCCGTAAATAAAATCGTATTTTCATCAGGAAGCACTTTACTGATCAGGGCAGCAACCGGCTCTCCGGCAATGAAACCGAGATACAATTGATATTCAGAATCTAAAATAATTTGTGTTAAGAATTCAATGACCAATTTCTGCTCATCACTGCCTTCTTCCCATTGCGTCGCTTGTAGTAAAGAAAACATGATCGTTAAACGATGAAAATCCACTTCAATGACCTCGTCGACCCACTGAGCATCAGAAAATTCATGGCTAGCCGTTGTGTTGAAAAGCTGCGTCGCTTGTAATTGTAGATAAATGTCTCGACCTGCAATGCTTTCTGGGGTGGGAAATTCGACGTCGACTTGATTGATGAGCCATTGATTTTTGTTAGAAACAAGTTGTTCTATTTGAGATAACATGAGTTATATGCCTTAGCGGATGATGAATATCATTAGGCCATCCTAACAGTTCGAGGGTATGGGTGCTAGTTATCAACCCATATACTAACTAATTCTCTCTATTGAATTATTTTATCTCGCTTACGAATTGCTATGATAAACTTGATAGACAACCAAATGCATACCCCTATTACATTGACTTGTCCCAAAGGAAAGGAACATGATAAAAAAACTCGCCATCGTATCCGCTATGACTCTGTCGTTATCTGCTTGTGACCAAAATGAAGTGGGTGATGTCTCCTTAGGGATATTTACAACCAAAGACATTAAAATTGAAGTCTTGACCGATCCTGTTGTGACGGGGGTGACTTGTCATATCTCCAACGTTGAAGCAAACCTTGATTTCGCCGACCCTTCTGACATGGGGATTTCATGTCGTCAAACCGGTGAAATCACACCTGATATGATTGCTCAAATTGATAAATCAAAATCGGGTGAAGTTGTCTTTAAAAAATCAAAAAGTGTCTTATTCAAAACACTAAAAATTCGTCGTATTTATGATGAAGGCTCACAAACCCTACTCTACCTTTCTTATAGCACTAAAGAGATAGAAGGCAGCTACAAACACAGCTTATCTACCGTTCCATTGTGGGGAACGAAAGCCTATAAAACTCCAGAGCAAATTGCCGCCGATAAAGCGGTCGCACAAACTAATAGCTAAGTCGCTCGTCATATATCATTACGCATATATTGTTACACCATAATGTGATTGCGACCCAGACAAATGGTATTACAGTCAACTTGCATCACAGCCAATCACGTTATGGTTTATTCACATTATGTTTTTTCTAAAGGCTGCCTTTTAGGTGGCTTTTTATACAAATAGCTTTTTTACAAATAGACCTTTTTACAGATAACGCTTTTTACGAATCCAGCCAAGCATAAGCAATACGGCTAAAGTTATCCCGCCTAAACTGCCACCACTAGAACCAGATTGTGCACTCACTTCTGTTGTCTCAGGTTGTGCTTGAGGAGTATATTGTGGGTCAATAGTGCCATTGAGCACATCGGCTATCCAATCATGGTAACCATTCACCGCGGTATAAACACTTTGCACCGCTATATCTGTCGTACCGCATTCCTTGGGGCCAAAGCTGACGATCCCTGCTTGGTAAGCTGTACCATCTTCCACATAGATGAGTGGGCCACCGGAATCGCCACCACACGCGCCGGTCTGTAAATTATTTGCCACTTCCCCTTTAACGCATATTTGGTAGTCGGTGAGCGTTAAATCAAAAGCTTGATTACATTGTGACGACTCAACATACTCCACTTGAGCGGCTTGTAAGGTATTGGAAGAGGTCGCATCTGGGCCAGTTTTTCCATAACCTAACACCGTCAATGCTTGCCCTTCTACTCGATAATTGTCGTTATCACTTAAGGTGACATAATCATAATAAGGAACAACATTAGCACTAACGGGCTGTTTGAGCTTAATGATGGCAATATCCGAGGCAAAATTAGCACTATTTGTGTATTCATCGGGGTAATAAACGGCATCAGCATCAAACACATTCTCTTGAATAAACGCATCTTGAGTAATGTCATCCACGTTCAAAGCGACTGCTAATTTTTGAAAATCACTCGGGTCTTGTGTGAACACACAATGCGCTGCTGTTAATACATATTGTTCATTGAGCAACGTTCCACCACAGAAAGATTCTATATACGGTTCGGCCAAATCTAGGTTATTTCTTATCAATAAGGCCATGTAAGGATAGGTCTGGGTACTTTGCGGTAATCCGTTAATAATAAAAGGCGTGATACTTGGCGACTCACCGGCAAAAGACTGGGGAGACAGCAAGATCGAGCTCAGTGATACTGAGGTAACAGAAAGGCATAAAACCCACTTATTTTTTAATTCCATTTAAATAAGCTCTTTTGAATCGATAATAATCATTATAATCTATCCTGATTCTCAAGAGATTAAAAAGCTTATATCAATCACACTAATTAAATGGTCAGATATTGAGTACGATTGCTATTAATCAAACATCCTGACATTTATTTTCAGCACGCTCATGAGAAGTCGTTTTACATCCAATGGAACTTTTCCTATCTTACAGGCTCTATAAGCCTATACCTAGGTAGAAACTCCCTAACTTAACGTTGAACTGCATTATGCTAAAACAATTTAAAGCCATCACCTTAATTACTTTAACTGCTCTATTCCTCTCCGCCTGTTCAGACAATGGAACACCTAAAAAAGGTGAACAATATCAACAACTCCCGACTCCACTCACCCAACCTGATATTAAACCGGTCACAGAAGTGTTTTCATTAACCTGTGGACACTGTCGAAATATGGAAGCGGTCATTCCCGAACTAGAAAAGTTAACTCATCAATCAATTGCTAAAGTTCATGTGACTTTCAATCAACAAGCGCAAGTGTCTGCATTGATTTACTACGCGGCGGTGATGCAATTGAACCACAAGCCTGATGAAGCCATGATGAAAGACTTATTTGCTGCGGTACAGCTCGGTGAAGGTGCAACAATGACACAGCAACAACAAGCCATTGAGCAAGCTTTCACCTCAAGACGCATGATCAGCCCTTACCATTTTGATGCGTTACAACAAAAAGCGCTATTTAGCTATTTAGATCAAGCAATGGATATCAGCAAGCAAGGCAATTTCAGTGCCGTACCAACCTTTGTGGTAAATGGCAAATATGAAGTCCTTATCAGCAAGCATAAAGATATTAAAGACATCGCTAACACCATTAACTACTTATTAAAACAACCATAAGAGATTGATTAAATTGAAAGTATTAATTCCTGTCATTATATTGTTATTGGTGGCTTTTTTAGTCTATCGCAACATTAACAATCAAAAAATTGCTTCTGTGAATATCCAAAAAGGCCAACAGTTTCTTACTGAGAATAGTCAAAGAGAAGGCGTGAAAACCACGGCCAGTGGTCTGCAATACTTGATATTGAAAGAAGGTACCGGAGACGTTCATCCAAGTGCCACCAGCCAAGTATTGGTGCATTATCAAGGCACCTTACTCGATGGTACTGAATTTGATAGTTCATATAAACGTAATGAGCCTATCAGCTTCAAATTAAATCAAGTGATCAAAGGTTGGCAAGAAGGACTACAACTGATGGTGGAAGGTGAAAAAGTCCGTTTGTTCATTCCGTACGACATCGCTTATGGGAAATCAGGCTCTGGCCCTATTCCTCCTGGTGCTACGCTCATTTTTGATGTTGAATTGCTCAAAGTCGACTAATACCAATAGCACTAATTGGTATAACAGCTCCCTCAAGCAAAATAGTCACTATTTAGTAAAGAAGCTTTGAACATAAAAAAATACGAAAAAAGAGACCTTAACAATGTAATTAAGGTCTCTTTTTTATGCAGTTATCGTGTCAAACCATGATGTTGCTATTAATAAGCCAACAACAGTTTCTATCAAGCAAACAACTTCCCATCTTTCACCATAATACAATCCATTCCGGCAGCCAGTGCAGCCTGTCGCCCAATTTCTGTATCTTCAAAAACAACGCATTCACTTGGCTCAAGTCCGAGTTTTTCTGCTGCCAGCAAAAAGGTATCCGGGTTTGGTTTATGATTATCGACATCAGCCGCAGTCACGACAGCATCAAGCAAAGGTAAAATGCCGTTGTAATCTAATAATTTAATGGCATTAGCCTGATTACTGCCAGTACCTATCGCTAGTTTTTTCTTACCATAGCACTGCTTCAACACATCAAAAGTACATTGAATAATGCTGCCATCTTCAATTAAATGGCTAAATAAACTGGTTTTCGTATCGGCAACTTGTTGTGGATCGATATCAATGTGATATCTTGATTTCAATTGCATTGCGACCTTTTGCGTTGGCATGCCACCCATGCTGTGGATCCATTCTTGATCAAAAGGAAACTGATACTGTTCCGCGGTTTGCTTCCATGCATGTAGATGTGATGGCATGGTATCAATTAATGTACCATCCATATCAAAAATAAGTCCTTTATAACTAGAAACATCTACTGCCATACGTGCCTCTCTACTGTTAGAGTGTTTAAAAACAAGATGG includes:
- a CDS encoding CreA family protein, giving the protein MIKKLAIVSAMTLSLSACDQNEVGDVSLGIFTTKDIKIEVLTDPVVTGVTCHISNVEANLDFADPSDMGISCRQTGEITPDMIAQIDKSKSGEVVFKKSKSVLFKTLKIRRIYDEGSQTLLYLSYSTKEIEGSYKHSLSTVPLWGTKAYKTPEQIAADKAVAQTNS
- a CDS encoding S1 family peptidase, which translates into the protein MELKNKWVLCLSVTSVSLSSILLSPQSFAGESPSITPFIINGLPQSTQTYPYMALLIRNNLDLAEPYIESFCGGTLLNEQYVLTAAHCVFTQDPSDFQKLAVALNVDDITQDAFIQENVFDADAVYYPDEYTNSANFASDIAIIKLKQPVSANVVPYYDYVTLSDNDNYRVEGQALTVLGYGKTGPDATSSNTLQAAQVEYVESSQCNQAFDLTLTDYQICVKGEVANNLQTGACGGDSGGPLIYVEDGTAYQAGIVSFGPKECGTTDIAVQSVYTAVNGYHDWIADVLNGTIDPQYTPQAQPETTEVSAQSGSSGGSLGGITLAVLLMLGWIRKKRYL
- a CDS encoding thiol:disulfide interchange protein DsbA/DsbL; amino-acid sequence: MLKQFKAITLITLTALFLSACSDNGTPKKGEQYQQLPTPLTQPDIKPVTEVFSLTCGHCRNMEAVIPELEKLTHQSIAKVHVTFNQQAQVSALIYYAAVMQLNHKPDEAMMKDLFAAVQLGEGATMTQQQQAIEQAFTSRRMISPYHFDALQQKALFSYLDQAMDISKQGNFSAVPTFVVNGKYEVLISKHKDIKDIANTINYLLKQP
- a CDS encoding FKBP-type peptidyl-prolyl cis-trans isomerase; the encoded protein is MKVLIPVIILLLVAFLVYRNINNQKIASVNIQKGQQFLTENSQREGVKTTASGLQYLILKEGTGDVHPSATSQVLVHYQGTLLDGTEFDSSYKRNEPISFKLNQVIKGWQEGLQLMVEGEKVRLFIPYDIAYGKSGSGPIPPGATLIFDVELLKVD
- a CDS encoding beta-phosphoglucomutase family hydrolase, yielding MAVDVSSYKGLIFDMDGTLIDTMPSHLHAWKQTAEQYQFPFDQEWIHSMGGMPTQKVAMQLKSRYHIDIDPQQVADTKTSLFSHLIEDGSIIQCTFDVLKQCYGKKKLAIGTGSNQANAIKLLDYNGILPLLDAVVTAADVDNHKPNPDTFLLAAEKLGLEPSECVVFEDTEIGRQAALAAGMDCIMVKDGKLFA